One window of Dyadobacter sandarakinus genomic DNA carries:
- a CDS encoding M61 family metallopeptidase, whose translation MHYNITVPDPQSHLLNLTYTIPDINAEQIEIQLPAWRPGRYEIQNFAKNIQYMEARTTGGRRLPLFKVTKDRWRVVTEGEKQVEIHYRHHAAIQNAGSSYVDDELWYLNFVNFCMYTEGRIDEPYTVKLHLPGDFEMACGLHKLGLNELAADNFYRLADCPLLASATLQQRGYTVRGVHFHIWMHGKLRPDWKRIERDFRRFSREQIATMEEFPENEYHFINLILPTAFYHGVEHFNSTMIVLGPDDEGEGLYGDLLGVSSHELFHTWNVIRIRPKELLPYDFTKENYFETCFVAEGCTTYYGDLFLRRAGIFDDDAYIRELQVYMKRHFENSSRAAQSLTESSFDLWLDGYEKGIPDRKVSVYHKGALAAMILDLYLRKVTNHARSLDDVMRILWSRFGKPFIGYSLHDYFNVVEEVAGESLEWYWQECILSSEPLENRLNEMLAFVGLQMSVSDNGNVQLNVLDDFRAKIHRDQWLHTKQVLTAQERQEEEEE comes from the coding sequence ATGCATTACAATATTACGGTACCTGATCCGCAGTCGCACCTTCTGAATCTTACTTATACCATCCCGGACATTAATGCTGAACAGATTGAGATCCAGCTTCCCGCCTGGCGTCCCGGCCGGTACGAAATACAGAATTTTGCCAAAAATATTCAATATATGGAAGCGCGCACAACCGGCGGCCGGCGGCTTCCTCTCTTTAAAGTCACCAAAGATCGCTGGCGGGTTGTAACAGAAGGCGAAAAACAGGTTGAAATCCATTACAGGCACCACGCTGCCATTCAGAATGCCGGCAGCAGTTACGTAGATGATGAGCTCTGGTATCTCAATTTTGTAAATTTCTGCATGTATACCGAAGGCCGGATCGACGAACCCTATACTGTAAAGCTGCATTTACCCGGCGATTTTGAAATGGCATGCGGCCTGCATAAGCTGGGGCTCAATGAGCTGGCGGCTGATAATTTTTATCGACTGGCAGACTGCCCGCTGCTGGCATCCGCCACTCTGCAGCAGCGCGGCTATACCGTCAGAGGGGTACATTTTCATATCTGGATGCACGGAAAGCTCCGTCCTGACTGGAAAAGGATTGAGCGTGATTTCAGACGGTTCTCACGTGAGCAGATCGCCACGATGGAGGAGTTCCCTGAAAATGAATACCACTTTATCAACCTGATCCTGCCCACTGCATTTTACCATGGGGTTGAGCATTTCAATTCCACCATGATCGTGCTGGGGCCCGATGATGAAGGTGAAGGACTTTACGGCGACCTGCTTGGCGTGAGCTCTCATGAGCTTTTTCATACCTGGAATGTTATCCGCATCAGACCCAAAGAACTTTTACCTTACGATTTTACCAAAGAAAATTACTTTGAAACCTGCTTTGTCGCAGAGGGATGTACTACTTACTACGGTGATCTTTTCTTACGGAGAGCGGGCATATTTGACGACGATGCCTACATCCGGGAATTGCAGGTATATATGAAGCGCCATTTCGAGAACAGCTCCCGGGCCGCCCAGTCACTGACAGAATCCTCATTCGACCTGTGGCTTGATGGATACGAGAAAGGTATTCCCGACCGGAAGGTATCTGTATATCACAAAGGTGCGCTCGCCGCCATGATTCTTGACCTGTATCTCCGTAAGGTCACCAACCACGCCAGGTCGCTGGACGATGTGATGCGCATATTATGGTCGCGTTTTGGCAAACCGTTTATCGGATACAGCCTCCATGATTATTTCAATGTTGTGGAAGAAGTAGCAGGCGAGTCCCTGGAATGGTACTGGCAGGAATGCATTCTGTCCAGCGAACCTCTTGAAAACAGGTTGAATGAAATGCTGGCCTTTGTCGGTCTGCAAATGTCGGTGTCAGACAATGGAAATGTGCAGTTGAACGTGCTCGATGATTTTCGCGCGAAGATCCACCGCGATCAGTGGCTGCATACCAAACAGGTACTCACGGCTCAGGAGCGGCAGGAGGAAGAGGAGGAGTAA
- a CDS encoding lysophospholipid acyltransferase family protein: MNFSKKTYSLLPRWLIGLDFFGIFEKDPFGNFLIIKRFFIFIMGWFTYYRYTAVNQIEVQGSEHLLDLPDNGVLFLSNHQTYFADVIAFYHIFCAVKWGYKDTISPPFYLFAPRARCYYVAASETMKGGILPRLFSIGGAITVERSWRANGENVQRELDNSAGDKIGKGLGHGWVISFPQGTTKPFAPVRKGTAHLIREHQPIVVPVVINGFRRAFDKKGLRLKKRNTRLSVRFKAPMHFLPDEPVEQMVERITKAIEQEAPGDNHPLY; the protein is encoded by the coding sequence ATGAATTTTTCCAAGAAAACTTACAGCCTTTTACCACGTTGGCTTATCGGGCTGGACTTTTTCGGCATTTTTGAAAAGGACCCTTTCGGTAATTTTCTGATCATCAAAAGGTTCTTCATTTTCATTATGGGGTGGTTTACCTACTACCGGTACACCGCCGTGAACCAGATCGAGGTACAGGGTAGCGAGCACCTGCTGGACCTGCCCGATAATGGCGTACTTTTCCTCTCCAATCACCAGACCTACTTTGCAGATGTTATTGCATTTTACCACATCTTCTGTGCGGTAAAATGGGGGTATAAGGATACCATTTCGCCTCCTTTTTACCTGTTTGCGCCCCGTGCACGCTGCTATTATGTGGCAGCTTCCGAAACCATGAAAGGCGGGATACTGCCGCGGCTGTTCAGCATCGGCGGCGCCATTACCGTGGAACGTTCGTGGCGGGCTAATGGAGAGAATGTGCAGCGCGAGCTCGACAACTCGGCAGGTGACAAGATCGGGAAAGGGCTCGGCCATGGCTGGGTGATCAGCTTCCCGCAGGGTACTACCAAGCCCTTTGCACCCGTCCGAAAAGGTACCGCGCACCTTATCAGGGAACATCAGCCCATTGTAGTACCCGTGGTGATCAATGGTTTCAGGAGAGCATTTGATAAAAAAGGGCTGCGTTTAAAAAAACGAAATACACGTCTGAGCGTCCGGTTTAAGGCGCCTATGCATTTCCTGCCCGACGAGCCTGTCGAACAAATGGTGGAGCGCATCACCAAAGCAATTGAGCAGGAAGCACCCGGAGACAATCATCCGCTTTATTGA
- a CDS encoding TIGR01777 family oxidoreductase, with the protein MKKKVVVTGGSGLIGKRLTALLLEKGYEVAHLSRGTQPVTGVKVYQWDVARKYIDPAALEDVHYLVHLAGTNVAEGRWTEERMKYILHSRTDTLALLAETLDARGIRPAAFVSSSGTGYYGKDTGDTRLTEGDLPGADFLGQVCVAWEKAADAIRDMGVRTVKLRTGVVLSRDGGALPQIAAPARFGFGAPLGSGGQWISWIHIEDICRMYIDALENEHWEGPYNAVAGQPVTNAVLTRQICEVLHKPQWLPNVPGFLLKAALGEMSSVVLGSNYAVNHRVAGETSFQYSFPDLKAALKKELG; encoded by the coding sequence ATGAAAAAAAAGGTAGTGGTCACCGGAGGCTCCGGACTGATCGGCAAAAGGCTGACTGCCCTTCTGCTTGAAAAAGGCTATGAAGTGGCACACCTCAGCCGTGGTACGCAGCCTGTAACCGGAGTAAAGGTGTACCAGTGGGATGTAGCCAGAAAGTACATTGACCCGGCCGCACTCGAAGATGTTCATTACCTGGTACACCTTGCCGGTACCAATGTAGCCGAAGGAAGATGGACGGAGGAACGCATGAAATATATTCTCCACAGCCGTACAGATACCCTGGCACTGCTGGCCGAAACCCTGGATGCGCGCGGCATCAGGCCGGCTGCATTTGTCTCCTCATCAGGAACCGGCTACTATGGTAAAGATACGGGCGATACCCGGCTTACAGAGGGCGACCTGCCCGGCGCTGATTTCCTGGGACAGGTATGTGTGGCCTGGGAAAAAGCTGCGGATGCAATCAGGGATATGGGCGTGCGCACCGTGAAACTGAGGACCGGTGTGGTACTTTCCAGAGACGGAGGTGCATTGCCTCAGATAGCCGCTCCTGCCCGGTTCGGGTTTGGTGCGCCACTGGGGTCAGGCGGACAATGGATCTCTTGGATACACATTGAGGATATTTGCCGGATGTACATTGACGCACTGGAAAACGAGCACTGGGAAGGTCCCTACAATGCCGTGGCCGGACAGCCCGTGACCAATGCAGTACTTACCAGGCAAATCTGCGAAGTACTGCACAAACCGCAATGGCTGCCCAATGTGCCCGGTTTCTTGCTGAAAGCAGCATTGGGGGAAATGTCCAGTGTGGTGTTGGGAAGCAACTATGCCGTAAACCATCGTGTGGCTGGTGAAACGTCTTTTCAATACAGCTTCCCGGACCTGAAAGCCGCATTGAAAAAAGAACTGGGCTGA
- a CDS encoding M48 family metalloprotease: MKYGFKIVTGLLVAGMFTGCSKNPVTGKKEIIFMSQEKEIALGAESHPSIVATMGIYDDKNLQSFINEKGLAMTKISHRPDLPYKFYIVDSDVVNAFAVPGGYVYFTRGIMAHFNNEAEFAGVLGHEIGHITARHSARQQTSQILGQVGLMAGMVFSETVRGLADQTQQALGLLLLSYSREHETESDKIGVEYSSKIGYDAHQMADFFGTLKRISEKSGQTIPTFQSTHPDPGDRMNKVEKLATQYQTEHPAKYNVNRDTYLRKIEGIIYGPDPRQGFVEKGQFYHPQLKFQFPVPSGWQYENSPAQFQMASKDGKSMMLFMLAEGKTLEAAADAVVKNYSLQVVESNKTTINGNPAIAMVSNQVAQAQGGQAQAAASSVQVATWLIQYGGNIYAIHGVSAPANFAGNADQFRSVAQGFKSLSDASILNRQPERIRIKTVQQAGTLKDALKSNGQPDNRFDELAIINGMGLNDKVEKGMLIKTLSR, encoded by the coding sequence ATGAAGTACGGATTTAAGATCGTTACAGGCTTGCTCGTAGCAGGAATGTTCACCGGCTGTTCAAAAAACCCGGTCACAGGGAAGAAGGAAATTATCTTCATGTCCCAGGAAAAGGAAATTGCCCTGGGTGCCGAGTCACACCCCTCTATTGTAGCTACAATGGGGATTTATGATGACAAAAACCTGCAATCGTTTATCAATGAGAAGGGTCTGGCGATGACCAAAATCTCCCACCGACCGGATTTGCCCTATAAATTTTACATCGTCGACTCGGATGTGGTGAATGCATTCGCGGTGCCTGGCGGTTACGTATACTTTACAAGGGGTATTATGGCTCACTTCAACAATGAAGCCGAATTTGCAGGCGTACTGGGTCATGAAATCGGGCACATCACAGCCCGGCATTCGGCACGGCAGCAGACCTCGCAGATACTCGGGCAGGTAGGCTTGATGGCCGGAATGGTATTTTCTGAAACAGTCCGCGGACTGGCCGACCAGACTCAGCAGGCACTGGGACTGCTGCTGCTCAGTTATAGCCGGGAGCATGAAACGGAGTCGGATAAAATAGGCGTAGAGTATTCCAGCAAAATCGGCTACGATGCCCACCAGATGGCTGATTTTTTTGGTACATTAAAAAGAATCAGTGAAAAAAGTGGTCAGACGATCCCTACCTTCCAGTCTACGCACCCTGATCCGGGCGACCGTATGAACAAGGTGGAAAAACTGGCTACCCAATACCAGACCGAGCATCCGGCCAAATACAATGTAAACCGCGATACTTACCTCCGCAAGATTGAGGGAATCATTTACGGACCCGATCCACGGCAGGGATTTGTGGAAAAAGGCCAGTTTTACCATCCGCAGCTGAAATTCCAGTTTCCGGTACCTTCGGGCTGGCAGTACGAAAACTCGCCCGCACAGTTCCAGATGGCATCCAAAGACGGAAAGTCTATGATGTTGTTTATGCTTGCCGAGGGTAAGACGCTCGAAGCTGCGGCGGATGCAGTTGTAAAAAATTACAGTCTGCAGGTTGTAGAAAGCAATAAAACGACGATCAACGGAAATCCCGCAATTGCAATGGTTTCCAACCAGGTAGCTCAGGCGCAAGGCGGACAGGCACAGGCTGCGGCCAGCAGTGTTCAGGTAGCCACCTGGCTGATCCAGTACGGCGGCAATATATATGCGATCCACGGCGTATCGGCACCAGCCAACTTCGCAGGCAATGCAGATCAGTTCAGGTCGGTAGCCCAGGGTTTCAAGTCGCTTAGCGATGCCAGTATCCTGAACCGCCAACCCGAAAGGATCCGCATCAAGACCGTGCAGCAGGCCGGAACTTTGAAAGATGCGCTGAAAAGCAATGGTCAGCCCGATAATCGTTTTGACGAACTCGCAATTATTAACGGGATGGGCCTCAATGACAAAGTCGAAAAGGGTATGCTGATTAAAACACTCAGCAGGTAA
- a CDS encoding glutaminase family protein yields the protein MPKLWSACLLLCAALTASAQTFRPPATPLVTIDPYTSVWSFGDELAGSATKHWTGKSQPMEGLIRVDGKTYRFMGAAAPVMKTILPVAKQAAYTSRFTTEQPASADWYKEDYSAANWKSGDAPFSTREKNDAMLKTGTEFQQEVWYRREFSLAAADLEKPTLNIFHDDDVQVFINGVPAYECGPCFTSDYEFKPISPAARKALKKGKNILAVHCKNGVGPGYIDVGLADEIAPKGGNVVLAAKQTSFEMKPTQSIYNFEAGPVQLKVSFVAPLILNDMHLVSRPVNYVAYELKATDGKTHQVQILNTVSGLWATNDASQQVDGKKESQNGLILLSLGNVEQKLLARKGDDVRIDWGRAYLAAGMSGVKSAGIGSPEELTRSFSKTGAVTASQTIAAAADTRAMGIVTSENVGTAAKSLHIMLGYDDGYSVAYFGQNLRPWWNKDGKSNIHAELKSADTDFDKILKQCEATDEMVYQDALKAGGKQYAELCVLAYRQAIAAHKLVADPSGTPLFLSKENFSNGSIGTVDVTYPSAPLFLLYNPTLLKGMLEPIFYYSESGKWTKPFAAHDVGTYPVANGQTYGEDMPVEESGNMLTLTYAICKAEGSTEFAKKHWKTLSVWANYLKKEGFDPANQLCTDDFAGHLARNANLSIKAIMGLACYAKMAEQLGDNKEAAEVNALTKEFAQKWMDLSTDGDHYALTFDKKGTWSQKYNIVWNELLQLNVFPKTVAEKEIKYYLTKQQPFGLPLDSRKTYSKSDWIIWTATLATNQQDFDAFIKPVYKYAMETPDRIPLSDWHETVDGKSVGFRARSVVGGYWMKVLGEKWK from the coding sequence ATGCCTAAACTCTGGTCTGCCTGCCTGCTCCTTTGCGCAGCACTTACTGCATCTGCCCAAACCTTCCGCCCACCCGCTACACCTCTCGTAACCATTGACCCTTATACCAGTGTGTGGTCATTTGGTGACGAGCTGGCCGGCTCCGCTACCAAACACTGGACGGGAAAGTCACAGCCTATGGAAGGACTCATTCGTGTGGACGGCAAAACGTATCGCTTTATGGGTGCAGCTGCGCCTGTGATGAAAACCATTTTACCGGTCGCAAAGCAAGCAGCTTACACTTCCAGATTCACTACCGAGCAGCCCGCATCGGCTGACTGGTACAAGGAGGATTATAGTGCCGCCAACTGGAAGTCGGGTGATGCGCCATTTTCAACCCGCGAGAAAAACGATGCGATGCTGAAAACCGGAACCGAGTTTCAGCAGGAAGTATGGTACCGCCGGGAGTTCAGCCTTGCCGCGGCCGATCTTGAAAAGCCTACCCTGAATATTTTTCATGATGACGATGTACAGGTATTTATCAATGGTGTTCCTGCATATGAATGCGGGCCGTGTTTTACAAGTGACTACGAGTTTAAGCCCATCAGCCCCGCAGCACGGAAAGCGCTGAAAAAGGGAAAGAATATACTGGCGGTACATTGCAAAAATGGCGTCGGGCCGGGCTATATAGACGTCGGGCTGGCCGACGAGATTGCCCCCAAAGGTGGCAATGTGGTACTCGCAGCAAAGCAAACGAGCTTTGAAATGAAACCCACACAATCCATTTACAATTTCGAGGCAGGTCCTGTGCAGCTTAAAGTCAGCTTTGTGGCACCATTGATCCTGAATGACATGCACCTGGTTTCCCGCCCGGTCAACTACGTGGCATATGAGCTGAAAGCTACTGACGGCAAAACGCACCAGGTTCAGATCCTGAATACGGTTTCAGGATTGTGGGCTACCAATGATGCCAGTCAGCAGGTGGATGGTAAAAAGGAGAGCCAAAACGGACTTATCCTGCTTTCGCTGGGCAATGTGGAGCAAAAACTCCTGGCCAGAAAAGGCGATGACGTCCGCATTGACTGGGGCCGCGCTTACCTGGCAGCCGGCATGTCGGGTGTTAAAAGTGCAGGTATCGGCTCGCCTGAAGAACTGACCAGATCATTCTCGAAAACAGGCGCGGTAACTGCCAGCCAAACCATTGCCGCAGCCGCAGATACCCGCGCAATGGGGATTGTAACTTCGGAAAATGTGGGTACCGCTGCAAAATCACTGCACATTATGCTGGGCTATGATGACGGGTACTCGGTTGCATATTTCGGTCAGAACCTGCGCCCGTGGTGGAATAAGGATGGAAAAAGCAATATTCATGCTGAGCTGAAAAGTGCTGACACTGATTTTGACAAAATCCTGAAACAATGTGAAGCAACGGACGAAATGGTATACCAGGATGCATTGAAGGCAGGCGGAAAGCAGTATGCGGAACTATGCGTACTTGCTTACCGGCAGGCAATTGCTGCGCACAAACTGGTGGCGGACCCCAGCGGAACTCCCCTGTTTTTGTCCAAGGAAAATTTCAGTAACGGATCCATCGGCACGGTGGATGTGACCTATCCGTCGGCACCGCTCTTCCTGCTCTACAACCCGACATTATTAAAAGGCATGCTCGAACCGATTTTCTATTACTCGGAAAGCGGTAAATGGACCAAGCCATTTGCGGCACATGATGTAGGCACGTACCCCGTAGCAAACGGACAGACTTATGGTGAGGATATGCCGGTGGAAGAATCCGGCAATATGCTGACGCTTACCTATGCGATCTGCAAGGCGGAAGGCAGTACGGAATTTGCTAAAAAGCATTGGAAAACACTGTCTGTATGGGCAAATTACCTCAAAAAGGAAGGGTTTGATCCAGCCAACCAGCTTTGTACGGATGACTTTGCCGGTCACCTTGCACGGAATGCAAACTTGTCGATCAAGGCGATTATGGGGTTGGCATGTTATGCAAAAATGGCAGAGCAGCTGGGCGACAACAAAGAAGCTGCTGAGGTAAATGCATTGACAAAAGAATTTGCGCAAAAGTGGATGGACCTGTCGACAGACGGCGATCATTATGCGCTGACTTTCGACAAAAAAGGTACATGGAGCCAGAAGTACAATATCGTATGGAACGAGCTGCTGCAACTGAATGTATTTCCGAAAACCGTTGCCGAAAAGGAGATTAAATATTACCTGACCAAACAACAGCCTTTTGGACTCCCGCTTGACAGCCGCAAGACGTACAGCAAGTCCGACTGGATTATTTGGACTGCTACACTGGCCACCAACCAGCAGGATTTTGACGCATTTATCAAGCCAGTGTACAAATATGCCATGGAAACGCCCGACCGCATTCCGCTGTCAGACTGGCATGAAACCGTGGACGGAAAGTCCGTCGGCTTCCGGGCACGGTCGGTGGTGGGAGGATACTGGATGAAGGTACTCGGGGAAAAGTGGAAGTGA